Proteins encoded within one genomic window of Deinococcus cellulosilyticus NBRC 106333 = KACC 11606:
- a CDS encoding GNAT family N-acetyltransferase, translating into MTSIILHPATSYSLATLNDIFVGSFQGYFVPIPNDLRMFAYRLRSEHIDLTESLVAEVDGQHAGISLTARRLGKTRLAGLGVYPEYRKLGIGQKLTSAFMQPALERQDEVLLECFQANIGALQLYQKNGFEIRRNLLGYSGQVAAGADPGLQKISLLEAVAFVREHAAPDLPWQISADTLISLLPTAQAYRLDNSVAILSQAGEHLYVRSLVTAPEDRNQGQATRLLKAIAAATGISSFQAIPVFPEDLIRPLAEKLGWQRSDLCQYELVYRS; encoded by the coding sequence ATGACGTCCATCATCCTGCACCCTGCAACCTCTTATTCTCTGGCCACCCTCAATGACATCTTTGTGGGGTCCTTTCAGGGTTACTTTGTTCCCATTCCCAATGACCTGAGGATGTTCGCCTACCGCCTGAGGTCAGAACACATCGACCTGACCGAAAGTCTGGTGGCAGAAGTGGATGGACAACACGCTGGGATCTCTCTGACAGCACGCAGGCTGGGAAAAACCCGGCTTGCTGGTCTTGGCGTTTATCCTGAATACCGCAAACTTGGCATTGGGCAAAAGCTCACCTCAGCCTTCATGCAACCGGCCCTGGAACGCCAGGACGAAGTTTTGCTGGAGTGCTTCCAGGCCAACATCGGAGCCCTGCAGCTCTACCAGAAGAATGGCTTTGAAATCAGACGCAACCTCCTGGGATACTCAGGTCAGGTGGCAGCGGGTGCAGATCCAGGACTCCAGAAAATCTCGCTCTTGGAAGCTGTTGCCTTTGTCCGGGAGCATGCGGCTCCTGATCTTCCCTGGCAGATCTCAGCCGACACACTGATCAGCCTGCTTCCCACCGCACAGGCCTACCGACTGGACAACAGTGTGGCCATCCTTTCTCAGGCAGGAGAACACCTGTATGTCCGCTCTCTGGTCACAGCTCCTGAAGACCGCAACCAGGGTCAGGCCACCAGACTCCTGAAAGCCATTGCTGCTGCCACAGGCATCTCCAGTTTTCAGGCCATTCCTGTCTTCCCAGAAGACCTGATCCGTCCACTGGCTGAGAAACTGGGCTGGCAGAGAAGTGACCTCTGCCAGTATGAGCTGGTGTACCGTTCCTGA
- a CDS encoding carbohydrate binding domain-containing protein codes for MKVQYRAVLGLGITLSLMACNPNTPTPDGTVWKDEFNGTALDTTKWGYQIGNGFGGGESPYVAGWGNNELEYYTDRPQNVSLKDGKLVITAIKEDYKGLANGVEQTFGWTSGRIRTAGKFSRTYGKFEIRAKLPTGRGLWPAIWMLPEDQPGNPYGTWAANGEIDIMEAWGSKPGKVAHTIHYGGMWPNNTSSGKEFLFPEGQTIADWHTYTLEWRSNEMKWYVDGVLTATKTQWWSSKANPPSKNEDLAAWPAPFDKPFYLLLNLAVGGNFDGNPDATTPTKAQMEIDYVKVWGLQDENRDPGARPDMMYPWTPRPQRPPLDDGNLIYNNSFDWADNDPCVKEDTSTLPDVAKSYFWTNFTEGATYTMSNDAANGNSLKVDITNDAGPNYGVQIRQDGITIKNLKKYEVSFDVWSSADRNIMVKVGGGQSRGWAAYSGEQTIGIGKTKQRKTFTFDMNQLTDAEARLEFNLGAGGKNTVWIDNVVVKEVGDVNVDMRPPTADGNLIYNGGFSEEAPTVDGIPGVDKTDYWSFYQEKNNVTTSVVNGEVKLAVSNVNSAEFWYIQLNQKNVPIVKDQKYRLTFKAHASDARKVEVVIGDDGAPYGRYLNQQVDITADTKTYSYEFTGPQTNNKAILQILGATGAGSYDLFFDDFRLEKIN; via the coding sequence GTGAAAGTACAGTATCGAGCAGTTCTTGGACTCGGGATCACCCTGTCCCTCATGGCCTGTAACCCCAACACCCCAACACCTGACGGAACCGTGTGGAAAGACGAGTTCAATGGAACTGCTCTGGACACCACCAAATGGGGATACCAGATTGGCAACGGTTTTGGTGGAGGAGAGTCCCCTTACGTTGCTGGATGGGGAAACAACGAACTGGAATACTACACGGACCGCCCACAAAACGTGTCGCTCAAGGATGGCAAACTGGTGATCACCGCCATCAAGGAAGATTACAAAGGTCTGGCAAATGGGGTCGAGCAGACGTTTGGCTGGACCTCTGGACGCATCCGCACTGCAGGAAAATTCAGCCGCACTTACGGAAAATTTGAGATCCGGGCCAAGTTGCCCACAGGCCGTGGATTGTGGCCTGCCATCTGGATGCTCCCCGAGGACCAGCCTGGCAATCCTTACGGCACCTGGGCAGCCAACGGAGAAATCGACATCATGGAGGCCTGGGGCAGCAAACCCGGCAAGGTGGCCCACACCATCCATTACGGCGGTATGTGGCCCAACAACACCTCTTCCGGCAAGGAATTCCTGTTCCCTGAAGGGCAGACCATTGCAGACTGGCACACCTACACCCTGGAGTGGCGTTCCAATGAAATGAAATGGTACGTCGATGGTGTCTTGACCGCCACCAAAACCCAGTGGTGGAGCTCCAAGGCCAATCCTCCCAGCAAAAACGAGGACCTTGCAGCCTGGCCCGCTCCGTTTGACAAACCCTTCTATTTGCTTCTCAACCTGGCTGTCGGTGGAAACTTTGACGGGAACCCCGATGCCACCACCCCAACCAAAGCCCAGATGGAAATCGATTACGTCAAGGTCTGGGGCCTGCAGGATGAAAACCGTGATCCAGGTGCCCGTCCCGACATGATGTACCCCTGGACCCCCCGTCCCCAGCGTCCACCCCTCGATGACGGCAACCTGATCTACAACAATTCTTTTGACTGGGCAGACAACGACCCCTGTGTCAAAGAAGACACCTCAACCCTCCCGGATGTGGCCAAATCTTACTTCTGGACCAACTTCACCGAAGGGGCCACCTACACCATGTCCAATGATGCCGCCAACGGCAACAGTCTGAAGGTGGACATCACCAATGACGCTGGGCCCAACTACGGGGTGCAGATCCGTCAGGACGGCATCACCATCAAGAACCTCAAGAAGTATGAAGTCAGCTTTGATGTGTGGTCCAGTGCAGACCGCAACATCATGGTCAAAGTCGGTGGCGGTCAGAGCCGTGGCTGGGCTGCCTACTCTGGTGAACAGACCATTGGGATTGGCAAGACCAAGCAGCGCAAAACCTTCACCTTTGACATGAACCAGCTCACCGATGCTGAAGCGCGCCTGGAGTTCAACCTGGGTGCAGGAGGCAAGAACACCGTCTGGATTGACAATGTGGTGGTCAAAGAAGTCGGTGATGTGAATGTTGACATGCGGCCCCCAACTGCAGACGGCAACCTGATCTACAACGGTGGTTTCTCTGAAGAGGCTCCCACTGTAGATGGCATTCCCGGAGTGGACAAAACCGATTACTGGTCTTTCTATCAGGAGAAAAACAACGTCACAACAAGCGTGGTCAATGGTGAAGTGAAACTGGCGGTCAGCAATGTGAATTCTGCAGAATTCTGGTACATCCAGCTCAACCAGAAGAACGTACCCATCGTGAAAGACCAGAAGTACCGCCTGACCTTTAAGGCTCATGCTTCTGATGCCCGCAAGGTTGAAGTGGTGATTGGAGATGATGGTGCCCCTTACGGTCGCTATCTGAACCAGCAGGTGGACATCACTGCCGACACCAAAACCTACTCCTATGAGTTCACTGGCCCCCAGACCAACAACAAGGCCATTTTGCAGATTCTGGGTGCCACCGGGGCAGGCAGTTATGATCTATTCTTCGATGATTTCCGCCTCGAAAAAATCAACTAA
- a CDS encoding ABC transporter ATP-binding protein translates to MASESQVTLTLEHIGKRFGTREVLRNINLTVKPGELVALIGASGGGKTTLLRVVAGLEEITSGKLTLSTENGQPSRTRVVFQEDRLLPWLNVINNVTLGLPKNTHPYAYHILESVGLAERTGDWPSQLSGGQRQRVSLARALTHKPHLLLLDEPFGALDALTRGEMQKLLENLWNTHKFTAILVTHDIEEALQLADRVIVLRDGEIAREVVVDLPRPRKRSDAHLWELAESLEKDLHQPELNLSGEVAAS, encoded by the coding sequence GAATCTCAAGTGACCCTGACTTTGGAGCACATCGGCAAGCGTTTCGGCACCCGTGAAGTCCTCAGGAACATCAACCTGACCGTGAAACCCGGTGAACTCGTCGCCCTGATCGGGGCAAGTGGAGGAGGGAAGACCACCCTGCTGAGAGTGGTGGCCGGACTCGAAGAGATCACCAGTGGCAAACTGACCCTGAGCACCGAAAACGGTCAGCCCTCCAGAACCCGCGTGGTGTTTCAGGAAGACCGCCTGCTCCCCTGGCTGAACGTGATCAACAACGTGACCCTCGGTCTCCCAAAGAACACCCACCCTTATGCCTACCACATCCTGGAAAGCGTGGGACTCGCAGAGAGAACAGGCGACTGGCCCAGCCAGCTTTCCGGAGGACAGAGACAGCGGGTTTCGCTGGCAAGGGCCCTCACCCACAAGCCCCACCTGCTGCTGCTGGACGAACCTTTCGGGGCCCTGGACGCCCTGACGAGGGGGGAGATGCAGAAATTGCTGGAAAACCTGTGGAACACCCACAAATTCACAGCGATCCTGGTCACCCACGACATCGAAGAGGCCCTGCAACTCGCAGACCGCGTGATTGTCCTCAGAGACGGTGAAATTGCCCGCGAAGTGGTCGTGGACCTGCCCCGCCCCAGAAAGCGCAGCGACGCCCACCTCTGGGAACTCGCAGAAAGCCTGGAAAAGGATCTACACCAGCCCGAGCTGAACCTCTCCGGCGAAGTTGCCGCAAGTTAA
- a CDS encoding phosphatase PAP2 family protein: MLNWISQALKLHWKTLIFWLLGILLPLLAVGAIAEDLLDKEPFTFEEPFMRWLHSHSTPFLDALAITLGVVGSIKIIGPISVLICIFALRHRRAYGIYFLLATLGAGLLNVITKLIFDRERPNLWEKLVNEPAASFPSGHSMYSAALAASLIALLWHTRYRSSMLIVGVLFALSVGISRIYLGVHYPTDVVSGWAAGMAWALALWKVLRSRKRTNPEGAVQPAAVQSTSGQSQ; this comes from the coding sequence ATGCTCAACTGGATTTCACAGGCTTTGAAACTTCACTGGAAAACCCTGATCTTCTGGTTGCTGGGCATCCTGCTTCCTTTGCTGGCAGTGGGAGCCATTGCGGAAGATCTGCTGGACAAAGAGCCCTTCACGTTCGAAGAGCCCTTCATGCGCTGGCTTCACAGCCACTCCACCCCTTTTCTGGATGCCCTTGCCATCACCCTGGGTGTTGTGGGCAGCATCAAAATCATTGGCCCGATCAGTGTGCTGATCTGCATTTTCGCCCTGCGGCACCGTCGGGCTTACGGGATCTACTTCCTGCTGGCAACGCTGGGGGCGGGCTTGCTCAATGTGATCACCAAATTGATTTTTGACCGGGAAAGACCCAACCTGTGGGAAAAACTGGTCAATGAACCTGCGGCCAGTTTCCCCAGTGGGCACTCCATGTATTCTGCTGCTCTGGCTGCCTCGCTGATCGCGCTTTTGTGGCACACCCGTTATCGCAGTTCCATGCTCATTGTCGGGGTGCTCTTTGCCCTTTCGGTGGGCATCAGTCGCATCTATCTGGGCGTGCACTATCCAACCGATGTGGTTTCTGGCTGGGCTGCAGGAATGGCCTGGGCTCTGGCCCTGTGGAAGGTCTTGCGCAGCCGCAAACGCACCAATCCAGAAGGGGCCGTGCAGCCCGCTGCGGTGCAGAGCACTTCAGGCCAGAGCCAGTAA
- a CDS encoding LacI family DNA-binding transcriptional regulator, which produces MTKPGMTLSEIARIAGVSKMTVSNVINGKKGVAEETRKRIMEVIQETGYIANRSARNLASGRTRTIGLVVPKLNSNYTLYIGEILRGAGDAADQQHWDLLVCTTSDDEEREFRRIQSLASGLADGILVLLPRAEQTYLSLLQDTHIPVITLDHGLIETPLPSIDVDNHTGGRLATQHLIDLGHRRIGFIGGTYSRAHLERLAGYKEVLQENGIPADDSLIVQGDYSQPSGFRAAEQLLSLADPPTAIFALSDAMAFGVMESAGRRGLRIPDDLSVVGFDDIPMAGWVHPQLTTIRQPLYTLGETAINLIISMTDGDILPGQRMMLPVELIQRASTARPPAR; this is translated from the coding sequence ATGACCAAACCTGGAATGACACTGAGTGAAATTGCCCGCATCGCTGGCGTATCGAAAATGACCGTTTCCAATGTGATCAATGGCAAAAAAGGGGTTGCCGAGGAGACCCGCAAGCGCATCATGGAGGTGATCCAGGAGACCGGATACATCGCCAACCGCTCTGCGCGTAATCTGGCTTCCGGGCGCACCCGCACCATTGGTCTGGTGGTGCCGAAGCTCAACTCCAATTACACCCTATACATTGGAGAGATCCTGCGTGGTGCAGGAGACGCCGCAGACCAGCAGCACTGGGACCTCCTGGTCTGCACCACCAGTGACGACGAGGAGCGTGAGTTCAGACGCATCCAGTCCCTGGCTTCTGGACTTGCAGATGGCATTCTGGTGCTGCTTCCCAGGGCAGAGCAAACCTACCTTTCGCTCTTGCAGGACACCCACATTCCGGTCATCACCCTGGACCACGGTCTGATTGAGACGCCCCTGCCTTCCATTGATGTGGACAACCACACCGGAGGCAGGCTCGCCACCCAGCACCTGATTGATCTGGGACACCGCAGAATCGGGTTCATTGGTGGGACCTACTCCCGCGCCCATCTGGAGCGTCTGGCAGGGTACAAAGAGGTGTTGCAGGAAAATGGCATTCCTGCCGATGACAGCCTGATTGTGCAGGGAGATTACAGCCAGCCCAGTGGATTCAGGGCAGCAGAACAGCTCTTGAGCCTCGCTGATCCTCCCACGGCCATCTTTGCCCTCAGCGACGCCATGGCTTTTGGGGTGATGGAGTCTGCAGGACGCAGAGGCCTGCGCATCCCCGATGACCTTTCGGTGGTGGGCTTCGATGACATCCCAATGGCTGGATGGGTGCATCCCCAGCTCACCACCATCAGACAGCCGCTCTACACGCTTGGAGAGACCGCCATCAACCTGATCATTTCGATGACCGACGGAGACATCCTTCCCGGGCAACGCATGATGCTTCCGGTGGAACTGATTCAGCGGGCCTCCACAGCAAGGCCTCCTGCCAGATGA
- a CDS encoding PD40 domain-containing protein, whose amino-acid sequence MVFGQTTTFDPQGKSRVSETPSFLKQLVLNAQPQAQNSNALNYFIQMKINGQPVQKELKFQPSGPAGKGTAFNLLPSADKKRIFWLVSYQDFLGTGKYTAELTYEGKTARVSADLQPVQDLTPPKINVLTLTEHQLKINWSPVKGAKSYTIYLLAANQPFIGKGTVIKAFVATPDETTLDHKDSELLGSLNQNHYVAVIANGWDETASDHVPPSADSNFDAAVGFAVVKTRHDPEVNRQILPSQLYLTSVANGSGTTVLPLRQTSTDAPDLLYTAKIEGNAQVTLTDPGQGRLKSSAGHNLSLTVNCAEESQGEVTLVLDYLNDRNQGGTRIPVKYHCTRNFSFQEKFRGLGVDEKISTVKASAQKGRLMVARQDALYVYDQNDVLLKKIQYPVAGKGATGLSFNADESQLLMLHNGDVYTFDVTTEQFTRRFALSNVVTGTVVDHGFTADQKLWTIMRDAALGELAPYRIRVTTLAGQVTFEDAGFYYVGRENSSQAYRIKVGGTPQFIEALEIQTLDLKTGNVGTPIAMPASYLPVRPNVGNLEISPSGRWIVWARDDLGTEVNFYDVEKNTIKQLNLPAPEITYNQDLEFFSDNVVLDQLGNGSIYRLDASTGQVLGSSVYVEGPGATGLEVLNGQVYVFGKGLYRLSSDLQHVETQEWITQPYIGLKKSGADLQIAQGGAFAWMNAQGKVQEYLHTSTFLPPVIQDGYIMDFSADRSKILHTNISMGITGVLNRTPGGTPDDLPQMLLDWEMHPSRNLLAYAAWEPGNPENSLLVVRDLDSHTDVLKVKIPGSGGDTMLAWSPNGQQLAYYSTTPTHSLQVYDLDLKKVVQTVPLTEMLLSKLLWGGNEKLYFSSHDVPPTVLDLKSGKTSRVAGADQLIALDSTGAYGLLRNHSLISVITGAVLGSPVQGCPNDSASVWSGDVISTTCNLNVVQVHVK is encoded by the coding sequence GTGGTTTTTGGACAGACCACCACCTTTGACCCACAGGGCAAAAGCCGGGTGTCTGAAACCCCCAGCTTTCTCAAACAGCTTGTTCTGAATGCCCAGCCTCAGGCCCAGAACAGCAATGCACTGAATTATTTCATTCAAATGAAAATCAATGGACAGCCCGTCCAGAAGGAGTTGAAATTTCAACCTTCTGGTCCCGCAGGAAAAGGAACAGCCTTCAACCTGCTTCCCAGCGCAGACAAAAAACGCATTTTCTGGCTGGTGTCCTACCAGGATTTTCTTGGGACAGGAAAATACACAGCAGAATTGACTTATGAAGGCAAAACGGCCCGTGTGTCTGCTGATTTGCAACCCGTCCAGGATCTGACTCCACCAAAAATCAATGTGCTGACGCTCACTGAGCATCAACTCAAGATCAACTGGTCTCCAGTGAAAGGTGCAAAAAGCTACACCATCTATCTGCTTGCTGCCAACCAGCCGTTCATTGGAAAGGGCACAGTCATCAAGGCTTTTGTGGCCACTCCAGATGAAACCACCCTGGATCACAAAGATTCAGAGCTTCTGGGTTCCCTGAACCAGAATCATTATGTGGCGGTGATTGCCAACGGCTGGGATGAGACAGCTTCTGACCATGTTCCTCCGAGTGCAGACAGCAATTTTGATGCTGCTGTGGGCTTTGCGGTGGTCAAAACCCGTCATGACCCGGAAGTGAACCGTCAGATTCTGCCCTCCCAGCTTTACCTCACTTCAGTGGCAAATGGGTCAGGCACCACGGTCCTTCCCCTCAGGCAGACGAGCACGGATGCGCCTGACCTGCTCTACACCGCAAAAATTGAAGGGAATGCCCAGGTGACCCTGACCGATCCAGGACAGGGCCGCCTGAAATCTTCTGCCGGGCACAACCTGAGCCTGACCGTGAACTGTGCGGAAGAAAGCCAGGGAGAGGTGACGCTGGTGCTGGATTACCTCAACGATCGGAATCAGGGTGGCACCCGCATTCCTGTGAAGTACCACTGCACACGGAATTTCTCGTTCCAGGAAAAATTTCGTGGTCTGGGGGTGGACGAGAAGATTTCCACCGTGAAGGCTTCTGCGCAAAAAGGACGCCTGATGGTGGCCCGTCAAGATGCCCTGTATGTGTATGACCAGAACGATGTCCTGTTGAAAAAAATTCAGTACCCGGTGGCAGGCAAGGGGGCCACCGGACTGAGCTTCAATGCAGACGAAAGCCAGTTGCTGATGCTCCACAACGGAGATGTGTACACCTTTGATGTGACCACAGAGCAATTCACCCGTCGGTTTGCCCTCTCCAATGTGGTGACCGGAACTGTGGTGGATCATGGTTTCACTGCAGATCAGAAACTGTGGACCATCATGCGTGATGCTGCCCTGGGAGAGCTTGCTCCATACCGCATTCGGGTGACCACCCTTGCGGGTCAGGTGACCTTCGAGGATGCTGGATTCTACTATGTTGGGCGTGAGAACAGCTCACAGGCCTACCGCATCAAGGTGGGGGGCACCCCCCAGTTCATAGAGGCTCTTGAAATCCAGACCCTGGATCTGAAGACCGGCAATGTGGGCACTCCCATTGCCATGCCTGCAAGTTATTTGCCTGTTCGACCCAATGTGGGCAATCTGGAGATCAGCCCTTCTGGAAGATGGATTGTCTGGGCCAGAGATGACCTTGGAACGGAAGTCAACTTTTATGATGTTGAAAAGAACACCATCAAACAACTGAACTTGCCTGCTCCAGAAATCACCTACAACCAGGACCTGGAGTTCTTTTCAGACAACGTGGTGCTGGATCAGCTGGGAAATGGATCCATCTACCGTCTCGATGCCAGCACGGGTCAGGTGCTGGGCAGTTCCGTTTATGTGGAGGGGCCAGGAGCCACTGGCCTGGAAGTGCTGAACGGTCAGGTTTATGTGTTTGGCAAAGGGCTGTACCGACTGTCCAGTGACCTGCAACATGTGGAGACCCAGGAATGGATCACCCAGCCTTACATTGGACTGAAAAAATCAGGGGCAGACCTGCAAATTGCTCAGGGTGGAGCCTTTGCCTGGATGAATGCCCAGGGCAAAGTGCAGGAATATCTGCACACCTCCACCTTTCTTCCACCTGTGATTCAGGACGGATACATCATGGATTTCTCAGCGGATCGCAGCAAAATCCTGCACACCAACATCAGCATGGGGATCACCGGTGTGTTGAACCGCACACCAGGAGGCACCCCTGATGATTTGCCCCAGATGCTGCTGGACTGGGAAATGCATCCCTCCAGAAACCTGCTGGCTTATGCGGCATGGGAACCCGGCAATCCGGAAAACTCTTTGCTGGTGGTGCGAGATCTGGACAGCCACACTGATGTTCTCAAAGTGAAGATTCCGGGTTCTGGTGGAGACACCATGCTCGCCTGGAGCCCCAATGGGCAGCAACTGGCTTATTACTCCACCACACCCACACACAGCCTGCAGGTGTATGACCTGGACCTCAAAAAAGTGGTCCAGACGGTTCCTCTGACCGAGATGCTGCTCAGCAAATTGTTGTGGGGTGGGAATGAGAAGTTGTATTTCAGCAGCCATGATGTCCCTCCCACCGTTCTGGATCTGAAGTCTGGAAAAACCAGTCGTGTGGCTGGAGCAGATCAACTGATCGCACTGGATTCCACAGGGGCTTATGGCCTCCTGAGGAACCACAGCCTGATTTCGGTGATCACTGGAGCGGTGCTGGGCTCCCCAGTTCAGGGCTGTCCCAATGACTCAGCAAGTGTGTGGTCTGGCGATGTGATTTCCACCACCTGCAATCTGAATGTGGTGCAGGTCCATGTGAAGTGA
- a CDS encoding MDR family MFS transporter translates to MTDRISSSPEPALSRAASLSLSQKRWSFAGVLMALFLASLNLTVVGTALPRVVSELGGIHLYSWAFTGYFLTSTLVIAISGKISDIYGRKPLMLLGIIIFSAGSTLLSLSPDILTLIVLRGVQGIGGGLLISMSFATIADIFTPQERGRYQGFTTSAFGFSSIVGPLIGGLITDHFGWRCVFLINLPFGLLAFLFIQKHLQGVQVRQKAVIDYVGILLLGSTTISLLLGLTFAGLRGSWLHAQVLTCLSITVLSVGSFLVWERRFPSPVMDLKLFRNRTITLSNLAGFLTIAAMHACINYLPLYLQGVKSTGATLSGLLLTPLMLGQVSTSAISGILASRTGKYKPFVVVGGCLIAVALAFTATLGQDTPVWYTLFFMVLLGMGMGPVMSLLTLAVQNAAPKEQIGMATSLNQFFRQLGGTIFVTILGIFLNQYLALHVSEHLPAVVQTLPPDLVASIHNPNALSNPVMMGEIRQDLLQFGGSELAHRVLDGLRAMLSGAIQNIFLTTCGVGFLVVLVLLGLPSDGRKQQRN, encoded by the coding sequence ATGACTGATCGAATTTCCTCTTCACCTGAACCTGCCCTGTCCCGTGCTGCCTCCCTGAGCCTCTCCCAGAAACGCTGGTCTTTTGCTGGAGTGCTGATGGCGCTTTTCCTGGCCTCGCTGAACCTCACTGTGGTCGGGACTGCTCTTCCAAGGGTGGTTTCTGAGCTCGGGGGCATTCACCTGTATTCCTGGGCGTTCACCGGATATTTTCTGACCAGCACCCTGGTGATTGCCATCAGTGGAAAGATCAGTGACATTTATGGCCGCAAGCCCCTGATGTTGCTGGGAATCATCATTTTCTCGGCAGGAAGCACCCTGCTGTCTCTCTCTCCAGACATCCTCACCCTCATCGTGTTGCGCGGCGTGCAGGGCATTGGAGGAGGGCTGCTGATCTCGATGTCCTTTGCCACCATCGCGGACATCTTCACCCCTCAGGAAAGGGGGAGGTACCAGGGTTTCACCACCTCTGCTTTCGGGTTTTCCAGCATTGTGGGTCCCCTGATTGGAGGCCTGATCACCGACCATTTTGGCTGGAGGTGTGTGTTCCTGATCAATCTGCCGTTTGGCCTGCTGGCGTTCCTGTTCATTCAAAAGCACCTGCAGGGGGTCCAGGTGCGCCAGAAAGCGGTCATTGATTACGTGGGGATTTTGCTGCTGGGAAGCACCACCATCAGTTTGCTGCTGGGCCTGACATTTGCAGGTTTGCGCGGATCATGGCTGCATGCTCAGGTTCTGACCTGCCTGAGCATCACCGTGCTGTCTGTGGGCTCGTTTCTGGTCTGGGAAAGGCGTTTCCCCAGTCCGGTGATGGACCTCAAACTGTTCAGGAACCGCACCATCACCCTGTCCAATCTGGCGGGATTTCTCACCATTGCTGCCATGCATGCCTGCATCAACTACCTTCCTTTGTACCTTCAGGGCGTGAAAAGCACAGGCGCGACCCTCTCAGGACTCCTCCTCACTCCGCTGATGCTGGGTCAGGTGAGCACCAGTGCCATTTCAGGAATTCTGGCTTCCAGAACAGGAAAATATAAACCCTTTGTGGTGGTGGGTGGCTGCCTGATCGCGGTTGCTCTGGCCTTCACTGCGACCCTCGGGCAGGACACTCCTGTGTGGTACACCCTCTTTTTCATGGTGCTTCTTGGCATGGGGATGGGACCTGTGATGTCTCTTTTGACCCTGGCGGTGCAGAATGCGGCTCCGAAAGAGCAGATCGGCATGGCGACCAGCCTGAACCAGTTCTTCCGACAACTTGGAGGAACCATTTTTGTGACCATTCTTGGGATTTTCCTGAACCAGTACCTTGCTTTGCATGTGTCAGAGCACCTGCCTGCGGTGGTGCAGACCCTGCCCCCTGATCTGGTGGCATCCATTCACAATCCCAATGCCCTGAGCAATCCCGTGATGATGGGGGAGATCCGGCAGGACCTTCTGCAGTTTGGAGGGTCAGAACTGGCTCACAGGGTGCTGGATGGTTTGCGGGCGATGCTGTCTGGAGCGATTCAGAACATTTTTCTGACCACCTGTGGGGTGGGCTTTCTGGTGGTTCTGGTGCTGCTGGGATTGCCTTCTGATGGTCGAAAGCAGCAGAGAAATTAA